AGTTCCTAAACCTAATAAGGGTGCTTCTTCTAGTAAAGAGAAGGGAGATCTAAAAATAATAAGTGATCACCCTAACTTCATAAAGATAAAAAAGAAACCTATCTTTCACAAAAAGTTTTTGGACTTTGTGCCGACGAGTGTTATGATTAATACAATGATTGCTAATCCTTCTAAGAAATCAAGTTTCCTTATTGAGGAGACAAAATATGATAATACTTGATAgattgcattatgcctagctagagagcattaaacaatagcgcttgttggtaggCACCGAATAGTTATcaattattttgttttgctttcagTGTGTCAACATGATTATTGCTACTCTAGTAATTATTTTTGtatcttctcttttatttttgtgccaagttaaacctttggGATGTTGCAAATTGCTTGTTTATTAGGTTCTATGCTGAAACAGAAATTTTGCGTGCAATGTCTGAATTTTCGTTCTTTAATGGAACATGATCAATTGCCGAAATGTTTACCAAGTACGAAAGTACAAATTCTATATGGTTTTCTATTTTTCATAatttggagttacacaagtatgACGAAAAATTAGATCTTTACgtattgttctgttttgacatattcggctttattttctttctttgcttgttttagagtttcgatgGCTTATATTTCGGAATACAAATTATGGAAATGATAGAATACAGTAGACATGAATTGGGAATAATGATGAATCTTGTATTGACAGTACCTAAGTGAAGGATTTAGTTTTATTATACTAGCCTAACTCAttaagtttcgttaagttttgtgtgaatgaagttttcaaattttgggtgtgATAGCGCTATGAGAAGAACAAAGAgcggcaagaacctaagcttggggttgTCCAAGGCAACCCAAgaaaatattcaaggaagactcaatcatctaagctcggggatgccccggatggcatcccctcttttgtcttcaaaatTATCGatatattttacttggagctatatttttattcttcacatgatctgtgtttttcttggagcctcatttttagttttgttttctggTATTTTCAATCATTGTTTCCTAATTTCATTTATTATGAGAGAAACATGTTCGTCCTATATTTAGTCTTACACGACTTGTTTGGCCTGCTTGTTTGTGATAGCCCTCCAGGTCGCACATGATCACTTTCACTCTTAGCATGTGTGATCTGTGGAGCTATCACCGACAATTAATCTGGGTCGTGTGGGATGGACCTCCCTATCGCCCACCTTAGCAAGGCAATGGTTTGAAACTGTGTCGGTGAAAGGGTGTTTAAACCGTCTTCATATGAAAACTCTGCACTAGTGTTGGTTAGGAGAGTGAGTCTATCACAAAGAGGAGAAGCTCTAGTAGTCATAGTTTTAGTAAAGATCTTAATAGAGCAGTTACTTAAACTAATTAGACAAAAAAGTCATCTTTTTGACATTAGGTTCTTTAGGAATAAGGGTAATGATATCAAAGTTAAAGCGCTAGACAATCAACACCCCTACTTCAAAATATGTGATAAGCAACATATAGTCACTCTTTATTACATACCAAAAAGTTTGATAAAAAATAAAGGAAAGACTATTAGGGCCAGGAGCACCATTGGCATAAGAACCCATGATGGTTGCCTTGATTTCCTCCTCAGAAAAGGTTTTTTTTCAAAAGAGTGTTTTTCTTCTTCAGTGACTAATTCAGAATCTGCTAAAAAAATCAAGGCCCGGGTGGATATTGGTTTTAGGTTCAAAAGAGAAAAGATCTTTGTAGAAAGAAGTAGCAAATAAGCATATCAGAGGTAGAGGTCACAGGACCATCATCACCAATCAGAGTATTAAATGATTCTTGCGGTGCCTATGGCTAGCCAAAGAGTGGAAATAGGCATTATTACGATCTCCTCGGGAATTTTTCTATGTCTAGACCTCTGCCATAAAGCAATCAAATTTTTTCCACATATCATCTAGTTCATTTTTAATCACCCTCTTCACGTCAGACTCAGCATCAGAAAGAGTGTTTTTCTCGGACTAAGACATCAAGTAAATCAAACTCCATAAGGAGGGCCTATTTCTTTCTTTCCATATCAGCTCCAACATTAATACTCCATTGCCAGTTCTCAATAGCGGAAGAGGCGTGAGAGAAAATATTCCAAACATTAGCAACCAGTTGAGCAAAATAAGGTTGAGACAACCATCATGTTTGTTTTAAATCTAATCATTTTGGGGCCGAAGATTTTCCTATCTCCAGTGTCTAGAACAAGGGGAGTGTGATCATTGCCAACTCTAGGAAGAGCAACAAGGAAAGATAAAGAAAAGTGTCCATCCCAATAAGCAGAAGTAAACACCCTGTCTAGAACAACAAAGATGGGATCATCTTGGTTGTTAGACCAAGTGAAGCAGCAGTTGGAGATAGGAATCTCTAGAGTCCCCATATGTTGATCCAATCATTGAACAGGAAAGTAAAATGAGAGTTACTAATATCTCTACTTTGAGCATCACTTGTGACCAAATTGAAATCACCACATATTAAAATAGGGTAAGAAGCAGCTTCTAGAATATCATGCAACTCGTAAATGAAATCCACTTTAAATTATTCCTCCTCTTTCTCTTTTGATTTCTTTCTACTTTCAGATATGACCTCTGgtggggatccacggcggcgcCGTCTTTGCATcaggagagaagagagggaagagAAAGGAAAGCTAATGAAGGAAGGAAAGGGAAGAAGGTAAGAAAATGCCAAGGGACCTATGCGGTGGCTGCAATCAGGTGTGTTTGTGTTGTTCTTATCGGGTTAACGGGTGAGTTTTCTGCATAGCTCAAGTTGTGTTTTGGTGGGCTTGTGCCTTTTGTGCCAACCTAGCCGAGTCGGGATGTTCTGTAGGATTTGAATAATTTGGATTGTGGTTAGTCGATTTTGATTGTACCTCAGTTTTGTTTGACCGTCTGATCATAAATCAAGGGCAGATCAGAATTTGACAAACCTAAACTTAGAAAATTCAGTCGACTGACTCATAACCGATCCCTATTTTTAGGTTTATAACTTGCACCTTGTTTGCACCATGAAAAGGATAATGCCCACATAAACCTATTCTACAAGCTTTACTCTTAGCAAAGCATCTCGAAGAAAACAGTGGGGACGCATGCAGGAGAAAAGCACCCAGCAAAAGACGGAGATCTTTTGGAAGAGCTTTGCGACGTGCACAGTACtgatgcatgcacgcacgcacgcacgccgtGATAGGACTACACAGTGGTGCGCTGCTGGTGTATTATTAGGTTTAGCGTGTCTTCTTTTTATGTGCCCGCCAGCACGTAATAGGCGCTAGAATCTACAGTGTCAAATCGCGGCCCGGGTGGCGACGCAGCTTTCTACTACAGGACTAGTCGTTTTCACGGAGCCAGCCAAGCCACAGCCATAGCCATAGCTAGCTCGCTTCAAGCTTTGGCCAAACGACAGAGCATGCATGAATAAATGCAGTGCAGATagtgagatagatagatagatatccaTCCGAAGCAACAGTAGGATTTGTCAAGTCAACCGcttccttgcatgcatgcatgcagcaacACTACAGTCGCGGCTTTATATGGCGAGCCCCGATGCCATTGCGATGCACGGCCACGGCAAAGGCAGAACACCAGCAAGAAGGAGCTAGCGTAAGCGAGAGAAGAAGACTCTCGTCTCTGTGTCGTGCATGGATCCCAACGACGCCTTCTTGGCCGCGCACCCGTTCCGGTGGGACCTCGGCCCGCCGGCTCCGGCGGCAgtgcctcctccccctcccccgccgccgcctcctcctgcgctgccTCCGGCGAACGCGCCGAGGGAGCTGGAGGACCTCGTGGTCGGGTATGGCGTGCGCGCGTCCACGGTGGCGCGGATCTCCGAGCTCGGGTTCACGGCTAGCACGCTCCTGGTCATGACCGAGCGCGAGCTCGACGACATGACGGCCGCGCTCGCGGGGCTGTTCCGCTGGGACCTGCTCATCGGCGAGCGGTTCGGCCTCCGCGCCGCGCTGCGCGCCGAGCGCGGCCGCCTCATGTCCCCGGGCTGCCGCCACCACGGATACCAGTCCGGGAGCACCATCGACGGCGCCTCACAGGAAGGTGATTATCCATGCACGATGCATCCGATTATGTTGTTGTGTTTGTGCATGTGAAGCCGTTAAGTAATCGTTGTGCGTGTATACGATCTAACAGTGTTGTCGAACGAGCGCGATGGGGCGGCTAGCGGCGGCATCGGCGAAGACGACGCCATGAGGATGATGGCGTCTGGCAAGAAGCAAAAGAATGGGTCCGCAGCGAGGAAGGCCAAGAAGGCGAGGAggaacaaggtgaaggagctgcgGCTGGACACGCAGGGGGACGAGCACGAGGACGGCGGGGGCGGCCGGTCGGAGTCGACGGAGTCATCAGCCGGAGGCGTGGGCGGGGAGCGGCAGCGGGAGCACCCGTTCGTGGTGACGGAGCCCGGCGAGGTGGCGAGGGCCAAGAAGAACGGGCTGGACTACCTGTTCCATCTCTACGAGCAGTGCCGCCTCTTCCTGCTCCAGGTGCAGTCCATGGCCAAGCTGCATGGCCAGAAGTCTCCAACCAAGGTACACAGAATTCGCCATTGCTACGTAACTCTCTCTACCTACTCTATGTTGGCTGCTCTGAATCTGAATACAGCTGCATGTCAGCTACTGAACTCACCGTGACTACTCAAGCTAGTATTGATTACTGACAGCTCTGTTCATTTCAATACTGCTACCTACGCGCTGCCATCTCATAAATTTCTGATGGGAGCGAAGATTTCATGTTAGTTTAGAAAATCTGCACTCACCTTCATGTACCATTGGCTTCTGCATGTGTCAGTCACTGCCAAAAAGTACAAaagattttttttttgcgaaataaaaAGTACTACAAAAGATTAATCAGAGGTCAATACGAGGGAAGTGTGTGCTTTGATTAAGTTAGATTTACAACGGCGACAGTGTATAAAATTCTGGAAGTAATCATGTACAAGTTGCTGCATGCATGTCCTCGTAATCAGGTGCATTACATGTGAATTGAGGTGTAGTATGTGACCTGTTTTTTCTAGGCAGTGTGTATTAGGGTTTGCTAACGTAGTCCTTAGCTGGAGTAGTAGTAAGGACCCGGCTAGTTTGTGCTTAACCATGCCAAACCTTTGTTACCCAAAGTTTGACCAATAAAATAGATGTAGACATGTAATAGGAAATAGATATGCATTTATAAATCCAAAAAAAGTgagaatataaaaaatatatatgtgGCAATGACAAAAATGCAAGCCATAGTATGATAGTAATTTTATTTTCGGGGGGATAGTATGATACTCCCTTtgctcctaaatataagttttttagagattttaatatggactacatacggagcataatgaggaatctacactttaaaatgcgtctatatacatccgtatttatttcatattgaaatctcaaaaaggcttatatttagaaatgaaggGAGTAGTAATTAGCTCCAAATGGGTGTTCGGTTGCACCGTAGCGTTTTTCTTTTGTGGAAACACCGTTGAAAAAATAGGAAATATATAGGAACAAATGAGACGAATATCCCAAGAGCTTATATTCAATTAAATACTGATTTGTAACTTCAGTGCAAAACAGCATATGTATAGTATGCTTGGTTTGGTGCCAATATTTGATTTGTCGGTGTTTGTGTGAAGCCATAAAAACTGTCTTCTATTGTTAACTTTTGGCGTCAAACCAAGCACAATGAATAGTGGAATAGTTTGAGCTAAACAGGCCTAGCTAACTACGTTCGAGTAGTTCTTAGTCGAATTTTGTGAACTCGTGGCCTTGAACTCGGAACCGGATCCTTTAACATTAAGAAGGAATGTTAGAGAAGCTACAATACTCTAACTTTCCTTCTTTCTATTCATATGATTATgtctaaaatgatttaaattaaTTTGCAATTTGATGATCTACCGTATACATTTATAGTAATTATATGCAAACAAATTGATGGTGAAATAAAATtaaatttaaattatttatatctacagtaaaTACCAACACTAAACAACCTATTAATTATCTACTAACAGTCCTTAACTTTCCTTCTTCATTTTACACTAGCCTAACACTGTAGCACGGTGACATTCCTTCTcaatgttagaggatccggttcccTTGAACTCAACATGGCTGAATGTACTGGATATTCCCCACTTCACTTACATAAATTTGGGCTTCGTTTGGTAGTTCTCGAGTCTGGAGATGCTGCTGCCACACCGATATGGCACTAGAAACACATAATCTTGCTAGTGCTCTACTAATAGATATAGATACCAGAATACATAAGAAAAGGTAGAATATATAGACCACAAGCCGTAGATACTTGGAGAGGAAATGAAATGCGATCGAGCATTCTCCGGTGCTAGACACGCACGCCGACGCCCTACGAGCGGTCGTAGAAAACCTGGAAAAGATCCCGGACGTGTCAGCTATCGATAGGCCCCGAAAGCCTGCCCGCCCTGTGCTGTCCTGTCGGCCCCTAGCTCAGCATCAGGTAGGCGTGCATGACATGGAGGCAGAGGCAGGGGGAGGGGCCCTCCCTCGGGTGCCGGGTGGCTGGCCTCCCCTGCCACGTAAGTACGCCGAGCCATGTGACCTCCCCAGTGCTCCGCCTGCCACTGTGCGTGCGCGCCACCGCTCCCCCGCACTGCACCGCCTGGCCGGATTCCATGGCGATGCGACGGGCGCAGCGCCCAGTCAGACCGCACCGGGCTGAGCCAAGCCCGCGCGCGCACTGTGCGACGCATGACGAACGGACGAGCTGACTGAGCCTGAGCTAACTCGTGTACCTTGTGGGCGCGTGCAGGTGACGAACCAGGTGTTCAGGTACGCGAGCAAGGTGGGGGCGAGCTACATCAACAAGCCCAAGATGCGGCACTACGTGCACTGCTACGCGCTGCACTGCCTGGACGAGGACGCCTCCGACGCGCTCCGCCGGGCGTACAAGGCGCGCGGCGAGAACGTGGGCGCGTGGAGGCAGGCCTGCTACGCGCCGCTGGTGGACATCGCGGCGCGCCACGGCTTCGACATCGACGCCGTCTTCGCCGCGCACCCGCGCCTCGCCATCTGGTACGTGCCCACCAGGCTCCGCCAGCTCTGCCACCAGGCCCGGAgcgcccacgacgccgccgccgccgcacacgcCGGCGCCATGCCGCCGCCCATGTTCTAGTCGTGCGGCCGCTCTCGTCGTTGGGGACGGCGGTGCGCTGGAATTGAATGTTGTGAGTTTGTTGCTTGGGCCTTGGGCCAGTGGAGTGGAGCGGCCTTTGTGTGTGTGTTTGCATGGGACATGCGAATGTGATGAATTCTTGTAACATGGATGTTTAATTCTAAGACATCTGGCGATATGTGATCAATCATCACCGGTTAAATTTCATCGATGAAAATTTAAACTGCCCAGCTGTTATCATCACGACAATGTCTTTTTTTTGGTGCGTGTGTATCCATCAACACGTTCCACCAAGGGGCGGACgcaatctttttaaaagatcgcCCGGGTTGCAAGCCGTCAGATCTGGTGCATCGAGCGTCCAAGAGAGAGGGGTAACGAGAGAGGAGAAGGGAAGGAGAAAGGGGGTCGGTGGCGGTGTCCTTGAGCGGGGTGAGGATCGTacgtgcatctgttgcatggctgAGAGGTGGCGACTCTAGATGAGAGTCAGTAGGGAGAAAGTGAAGATTGGCTGCTGTTGAGAAACAAGTGAATGGTAGCTGAGAGAGAAGAGTAACGAGACAGATTTCTTGGAGACAAACGTCTAGGGAGATAAGGTTCAACAAGGATGTTTCACTCATAGGGCTTTCCCATTTTCTAACCATCGAAACTTTTGTCAAGATTTGTGTTGTTTTTATTCTTGTGTGGGTTTAGGCTGATTTTTGACTTGCCCTTCTTTGGGGTAAGTCAATTTTTGTTCTTAGCCTGAATTTTTGAACTGCCCCTATTTGTGGTAAGTCAATTTTTTCTCGACCAAAATTTTGATTTGCCCCTGTTCGGTTAAGTCGACTTTTCTTAGGCTACTTTTTGACTCGCCCCTGTTTGGGGTAGGTCAAATTTTTGTTGCTTCTTTGcctttttttgcttttgtttttctttgtttagccggttttctttttctttttttttgaatggGTATTTTTTGCCTATTGGGTGAGTGGAAATGTAAACATTCAGTACTATAGAGTATGTGGGTAAATTACACCAGAGAGTGAAAATGCACTATTGTATGTTTATTAATTGCATATTTAAAAATTGCAATTTCAGGGCAAAATTGTGTGCAAGTTTTTCATTTTGATTTTCTTCTTAAAGTTAATACCAGTGGCACTAATCCATTCTGCTTTAGAAGCCTTAGTTATTTTGAATTTTTAgtattattttatttttgttacttttAAGGACAAAATACCAATGTGATTAACTTATTCCTTCATAGTAGAATTCTTATCTTATTTACAAAAAATCTAGTATTTTATGCTTATTGTTGCATAATTTGATAAAGCGCAATTTTATATGTTTTTTGTACAAATTTTGTcattatttatttcatatttttcataTTCTTTCTTCTGAAAGAGTAACACCATTGCAACTAATTCATTCATTCTTAGAAAACATtattagtttttattttattttctttcttactTAAGGGTAAAATACTAATGCCACCAACTCATTCCTTCTTAGGATTTTTATGTGAAAATTCCACTATGATATGTGTATTCTTGCATATTATGAAAAGGCCACAAATTATGTGTAAATTTTCTACAAATTTGGTTAGTGTTTGTTTCAATTTTTCAGTTttcttcttcttaaagggtaatactaaTGTCAATAATGCATTCTTTCTTAGAATACTTTATTATTTTAATTGgtttagtttttatttcattttcgtaTTGAGTAATACCAGTGTCACTAATTCATTCTTGGTTACAAAatttattattttgattttattttattttattaatcaTTGTCTTTCTTCTTTAAGAGTAATACCAACATCACTAATCCATTCTTCCTTTTCTTCATTTTTATGCTAATTTTTTTAttctttatttcattttctttcttcttcaagGTACCAATGCCACAATTAATACCTTATTATAAAAACTTGTTTTTTGCAAAACTTTGACTGTTTTATGCTTATTAATGCATATTTAGAAAAACACAATTTAGGTATAAATtatgtgcaaattttgtcattattttATTGATTTTTATACATTTTATTATTTTAAAGTGTAATCTCaataccactaatttattgcttcTTTGAAACTACTAGTTCATCAGTTTTTTTCTTTGAAaactttattattttgattttgattttgtttttatttctttttcctttttgtcTTAAAGGGtataccaatgtcactaattcattctttcttataaaaagttgttattttgattttgttttagtttctttttcatttcctttcTTCCCTAAGGGTAATACTACCAACGCCACTACTTCATTCTTCCTTATAatactttattttttatttattttatttcttctttaagGGTGATAATAATGTCATTGATTAATTCCTTcttgaaaacatgatttttttgCGAAACTTTCagtattatatgcttattctttcaTATTTT
The window above is part of the Triticum aestivum cultivar Chinese Spring chromosome 2A, IWGSC CS RefSeq v2.1, whole genome shotgun sequence genome. Proteins encoded here:
- the LOC123190326 gene encoding probable transcription factor FL, with protein sequence MDPNDAFLAAHPFRWDLGPPAPAAVPPPPPPPPPPPALPPANAPRELEDLVVGYGVRASTVARISELGFTASTLLVMTERELDDMTAALAGLFRWDLLIGERFGLRAALRAERGRLMSPGCRHHGYQSGSTIDGASQEVLSNERDGAASGGIGEDDAMRMMASGKKQKNGSAARKAKKARRNKVKELRLDTQGDEHEDGGGGRSESTESSAGGVGGERQREHPFVVTEPGEVARAKKNGLDYLFHLYEQCRLFLLQVQSMAKLHGQKSPTKVTNQVFRYASKVGASYINKPKMRHYVHCYALHCLDEDASDALRRAYKARGENVGAWRQACYAPLVDIAARHGFDIDAVFAAHPRLAIWYVPTRLRQLCHQARSAHDAAAAAHAGAMPPPMF